The Malus sylvestris chromosome 12, drMalSylv7.2, whole genome shotgun sequence genome contains a region encoding:
- the LOC126593284 gene encoding probable linoleate 9S-lipoxygenase 5 — protein MLHSKYLTAPLSFRRQCPPQNWMKNSVVAGNNLSSLNHMRPVLLPMITRSQPLKLSSTVVKASSQDTTVATQPKHEGKKIKGRVVLMKKIVLDLNDLKASILDRVHELLGKAVSLRLISSVNSDPENESTGKVGKPAYLENWVTTITPLTAGETAFDVTFDWDEEIGVPGAFIVRNYHHSEFYLKTVTLEDVPGEGRVHFVCNSWVYPADKYKKDRVFFANKTYLPGDTPKSLQKFREEELVNLRGDDEERGELQEWDRVYDYAYYNDLGNPDKGPEYARPVLGGSIEYPYPRRGRTGRPATKTDPNTESRLKLIQRLNVYVPRDERFGPLKMSDLLAYVLKSIPQVLKPEIRALLLGNKNEFETMEDVLKLYEGGVELPDGILKHISDSIPEEMFKELFRTDGEKFLKFPVPQVIKEDKSAWRTDEEFARELLAGVNPVTIRRLQEFPPASKLDREAYGDQTSQITKEHIEHNLNGLSIDEAIKNKQLFILDHHDAWMPYLRRINTTSTKAYASRTLLFLNNDGTLKPIAIELSLPHLDGDQFGCISKVYTPSSQGIESSIWQLAKAYALVNDSGCHQLFSHWLRAHAVTEPFVIAANRQLSVLHPINKLLHPHFRETMNANAAARQVLTNAGGVIEEIIFASKFSMEWSSAMYKDWTFPDQALPTDLIKRGMAVEDSSVLHGVRLLIEDYPYAADGLELWSAIKTWVKDYCSFYYKNDQTVQNDSELQSWWKELREVGHGDKKDEPWWPKMQTRDELIESCTTIIYIASAHHAAINYGQYSIGGFVPNRPTISRRFMPEEGTPEYEELRANPDKAFLKTFAPQLPTLLGMATVEILSRHPADELYLGQRDTAEWTTDADILQASEDFKKKLEAIEAKIEKMNKDERLKNRFGPAKIPYTLLYPSSEPGLTNKGIPTSINI, from the exons ATGCTGCATTCCAAGTATCTCACAGCTCCTTTGAGCTTTCGGAGACAATGTCCGCCTCAGAATTGGATGAAGAACTCAGTTGTTGCAGGCAACAACCTTTCATCACTCAATCACATGAGACCAGTACTTTTGCCTATGATTACACGATCTCAACCGTTGAAGCTATCTTCAACGGTTGTTAAGGCATCATCCCAGGACACCACCGTTGCTACGCAGCCGAAACATGAAGGCAAGAAGATCAAAGGGAGGGTGGTGTTGATGAAGAAAATTGTTCTCGACTTGAACGACCTTAAAGCTTCGATTCTTGATCGTGTTCACGAGCTGTTAGGCAAAGCGGTTTCTCTAAGGCTCATTAGTTCGGTTAATAGTGACCCTG AAAATGAGTCGACAGGAAAAGTTGGAAAGCCGGCATACTTGGAGAATTGGGTGACTACAATCACCCCCTTAACAGCAGGGGAGACTGCATTTGATGTTACTTTCGATTGGGACGAGGAAATTGGAGTCCCGGGAGCATTTATAGTTAGAAATTATCATCACAGTGAGTTCTACTTGAAGACTGTCACCCTCGAAGATGTTCCTGGCGAAGGTCGAGTCCACTTTGTTTGCAACTCATGGGTATATCCTGCTGACAAGTACAAAAAAGACCGTGTTTTCTTCGCTAACAAG ACTTATCTTCCAGGTGATACACCAAAATCACTACAGAAATTCAGAGAAGAAGAGCTAGTAAACCTGCGAGGAGACGATGAAGAACGAGGAGAGCTTCAGGAATGGGACAGGGTCTATGACTATGCATACTACAATGATTTGGGGAATCCAGATAAGGGTCCCGAATATGCGCGTCCAGTTCTCGGAGGGTCTATTGAGTACCCATATCCTCGCAGGGGAAGAACAGGAAGACCAGCAACAAAAACGG ATCCTAACACCGAGAGCAGGCTGAAGCTTATCCAGAGATTAAATGTATATGTTCCGAGAGATGAACGATTTGGACCCTTAAAGATGTCAGATTTGCTTGCTTATGTCCTGAAATCCATCCCTCAGGTCCTTAAACCTGAGATAAGAGCTCTACTCCTTGGTAACAAAAACGAGTTCGAAACCATGGAAGACGTACTTAAACTCTATGAAGGAGGAGTAGAGTTGCCTGATGGGATACTAAAACACATTAGTGATAGCATTCCGGAGGAGATGTTCAAAGAACTTTTTCGAACTGACGGCGAAAAGTTCCTAAAATTTCCAGTGCCTCAAGTGATCAAAG AGGATAAGTCGGCATGGAGAACTGACGAAGAATTTGCAAGAGAACTGCTGGCTGGAGTAAATCCTGTTACAATACGTCGTCTCCAA GAATTTCCACCGGCTAGCAAGCTAGACCGAGAAGCATACGGGGATCAAACAAGTCAAATAACCAAAGAACATATAGAACATAACTTAAATGGACTCAGCATAGATGAGGCAATCAAGAACAAGCAGCTATTCATATTAGACCACCACGATGCATGGATGCCGTACCTGAGACGGATAAACACAACTTCCACCAAAGCATACGCAAGCAGAACACTCCTTTTCTTGAACAATGATGGGACTTTGAAGCCAATAGCTATTGAACTCAGCTTGCCACATCTGGATGGAGATCAGTTTGGCTGCATCAGCAAAGTCTATACTCCGTCTAGCCAAGGCATCGAGAGTtccatttggcaacttgctaaAGCTTATGCACTTGTAAATGACTCCGGCTGTCATCAGCTTTTCAGCCACTG GTTGAGAGCTCATGCAGTGACTGAGCCATTTGTGATAGCGGCAAATAGGCAGTTGAGCGTGCTTCACCCGATTAATAAACTTCTGCATCCTCATTTTCGTGAGACTATGAATGCAAACGCAGCCGCGCGACAGGTTCTCACAAATGCTGGTGGAGTAATAGAGGAAATCATCTTTGCCTCAAAGTTTTCGATGGAATGGTCGTCAGCAATGTACAAGGACTGGACTTTTCCTGATCAAGCACTCCCCACGGATCTGATCAAAAG AGGAATGGCGGTTGAAGATTCAAGCGTGTTACACGGCGTGCGTTTACTGATAGAGGACTACCCATATGCTGCGGACGGGCTTGAATTATGGTCTGCAATTAAAACTTGGGTTAAAGACTATTGCTCCTTCTATTACAAAAATGATCAAACGGTTCAGAATGATTCGGAACTCCAATCCTGGTGGAAGGAACTCCGCGAGGTAGGCCACGGAGACAAGAAAGATGAACCCTGGTGGCCTAAAATGCAGACTCGTGACGAGCTGATAGAATCATGCACAACTATCATATATATTGCTTCAGCCCATCATGCAGCAATCAACTACGGTCAGTACTCGATTGGTGGATTCGTCCCAAACCGCCCAACCATAAGCCGGCGGTTCATGCCTGAAGAAGGCACTCCAGAGTATGAGGAGCTGAGGGCAAACCCTGACAAGGCATTCTTGAAAACGTTTGCACCTCAGCTGCCGACACTTCTTGGAATGGCCACGGTGGAAATCTTGTCAAGGCACCCCGCTGATGAGCTCTATCTCGGACAGCGTGACACCGCGGAGTGGACAACGGATGCAGACATACTGCAGGCTTCTGAGGATTTTAAAAAGAAGTTGGAAGCGATTGAGGCCAAAATTGAAAAGATGAACAAGGATGAGAGATTGAAAAACCGGTTCGGACCGGCTAAGATCCCTTACACTTTGCTGTATCCTTCTAGTGAACCTGGACTTACTAACAAGGGAATTCCCACCAGTATCAACATCTAA